A region of uncultured Tolumonas sp. DNA encodes the following proteins:
- a CDS encoding O-acetylhomoserine aminocarboxypropyltransferase/cysteine synthase family protein: MKDATLALHHGFQNDPTTKAVAVPIYQTVAYEFDNAQHGADLFNLEVPGNIYTRIMNPTNDILEKRLAALEGGIAGLVTSAGSAAINYALQTLTRVGDNIVSTPQLYGGTYTLFAHMLPSFGVEVRFARDDSPEAIAELIDDKTKAVYCESIGNPAGNIVDLEGLARVAHAQGVPLVVDNTVASPVLCKPIQFGADIVVHSITKYVGGHGNSLGGVIVDSGKFPWAEHAERFPQFSQPEAAYHGVVYNEAFGPAAFIARARTVPLRNTGSTLSPMNAFLLLQGLETLSLRMERHVENARKVAEYLQSHDKVAWVSYAGLPDHPHHALAQKYMNGTPSAILSFGLKEGYEAGVRFYDALKIFKRLVNIGDAKSLACHPASTTHRQMTEEEQAKAGVKPEMIRLSVGIEAIEDILDDLNQALQA, translated from the coding sequence ATGAAAGACGCAACACTGGCGCTGCACCATGGCTTCCAAAATGACCCCACTACCAAAGCAGTCGCGGTACCGATTTATCAAACCGTCGCTTACGAATTCGATAACGCGCAACATGGCGCCGATCTGTTTAACTTAGAAGTGCCGGGCAATATCTATACCCGGATCATGAATCCGACCAACGACATTCTGGAAAAACGTCTGGCCGCACTGGAAGGCGGGATCGCGGGTTTAGTGACATCGGCCGGCAGTGCCGCCATCAACTATGCACTGCAAACGCTGACTCGTGTGGGCGATAACATCGTCTCCACACCACAGCTGTATGGCGGCACCTACACACTGTTCGCGCACATGCTGCCAAGTTTTGGGGTGGAAGTGCGTTTTGCGCGGGATGATTCGCCAGAGGCGATTGCCGAGCTGATTGATGACAAAACCAAAGCCGTATATTGCGAAAGTATCGGCAACCCAGCCGGTAACATTGTCGATCTGGAAGGCTTAGCCCGTGTTGCACACGCCCAAGGCGTACCACTGGTAGTCGATAACACCGTCGCTTCACCGGTATTGTGTAAACCAATCCAATTCGGTGCCGACATTGTTGTGCACTCCATCACCAAATATGTCGGTGGTCACGGTAACTCACTGGGGGGCGTGATCGTCGATTCCGGTAAATTCCCTTGGGCTGAACATGCGGAACGTTTCCCGCAATTCAGCCAGCCAGAAGCCGCTTACCACGGTGTGGTATATAACGAAGCCTTCGGTCCGGCGGCCTTTATTGCCCGTGCGCGTACCGTACCATTGCGCAACACCGGTTCGACTTTGTCACCGATGAATGCCTTCTTGCTGCTGCAAGGCTTAGAAACACTGTCACTGCGCATGGAACGTCACGTCGAGAATGCCCGTAAAGTGGCGGAATATCTGCAAAGCCATGACAAAGTGGCGTGGGTGAGTTACGCCGGTTTGCCGGATCATCCACATCATGCACTGGCACAGAAATACATGAACGGCACCCCATCGGCGATCCTCTCTTTTGGCCTGAAAGAGGGTTATGAAGCCGGTGTGCGTTTCTATGACGCACTGAAAATCTTCAAACGTCTGGTGAATATCGGTGATGCGAAATCACTGGCCTGTCACCCCGCTTCCACCACGCATCGTCAGATGACTGAGGAAGAGCAAGCCAAAGCCGGTGTGAAACCAGAAATGATCCGTCTGTCGGTGGGTATTGAAGCAATCGAAGACATTTTGGACGACCTGAACCAAGCCTTGCAGGCGTAA
- a CDS encoding transporter substrate-binding domain-containing protein, with amino-acid sequence MQSKTLRRLVLLAGAVVISHSAIAGETLDRIKKNGELIGVMDQAYPPYSFLNAKNEMDGMDVDLTKEFAKRLGVKAKIETPAWEVITSGNWRGRWDICICSMTPDAQRARSLDFVTHYYSSPAVLVTSVNGNSLTKVADMEGKKIAAQQGGSYERYLNKTLAMEGFGAKPIQYPFNSVQVAPYGSEDLAYQDLSLGAGKRIDGLVSNLVTANERIKKTPGKFKLVGDALYEDPNWVATDKGDKEWHDTVVKIFDDMRKDGTLKQISIKWIGTDISR; translated from the coding sequence ATGCAAAGCAAAACTCTGCGTCGTTTAGTGCTGCTGGCTGGCGCTGTGGTGATTAGCCATTCCGCTATTGCGGGTGAAACATTGGATCGTATCAAAAAGAACGGCGAGCTGATCGGCGTTATGGATCAAGCCTATCCACCGTATTCATTTTTGAATGCCAAAAATGAAATGGACGGCATGGATGTCGATCTGACCAAAGAATTTGCCAAACGTCTGGGTGTGAAAGCCAAAATTGAAACACCTGCATGGGAAGTGATCACCTCTGGTAACTGGCGTGGCCGTTGGGATATCTGTATCTGCTCCATGACACCCGATGCACAACGTGCACGTTCACTGGATTTCGTGACTCATTATTACAGCTCACCAGCCGTGCTGGTTACTTCTGTCAACGGCAATTCGTTGACTAAAGTTGCTGACATGGAAGGCAAAAAAATCGCCGCCCAGCAAGGTGGCTCTTATGAGCGTTACCTGAATAAAACGCTGGCGATGGAAGGTTTCGGTGCGAAACCAATTCAATACCCATTCAATAGTGTTCAGGTTGCCCCTTACGGCAGCGAAGATCTGGCCTATCAAGATCTCTCTTTAGGTGCGGGTAAACGTATTGATGGTCTGGTGTCTAATCTGGTCACCGCCAATGAACGTATCAAAAAGACACCGGGCAAATTTAAGCTGGTGGGTGATGCGTTGTATGAAGATCCAAACTGGGTTGCCACCGATAAAGGCGACAAAGAGTGGCACGATACCGTCGTGAAGATCTTCGACGACATGCGTAAAGATGGCACGCTGAAACAGATCTCTATCAAATGGATCGGTACTGATATCTCCCGTTAA
- a CDS encoding transporter substrate-binding domain-containing protein, whose protein sequence is MMLGKTLVTLSLLATAVLSHTATAGETLDRVKHNGELVAVMDQSYPPYSFLNDKNEEDGFDVDVVKEVAKRLGVKSKIETPSWEVIAAGHWRGRWDICICSMTPDEKKAKGLDFVAPYYSSPAVLVTNATGSSINSVSDIEGKRIGIEQGSSYERYLQKDLVIGYGAKQIQYPFKQVQPTPYSSEDLAYQDLGLGAGKRIDGIVANLVTANKRIQASSGKFKIVGAPLYEEPNWVAVDKGDKEWNATIKAIINELHKDGTLKKISLKWIGTDITAQ, encoded by the coding sequence ATGATGCTGGGTAAAACATTAGTAACACTAAGTCTGTTGGCAACCGCCGTGTTAAGTCACACAGCAACCGCTGGCGAAACGCTGGATCGCGTCAAACACAACGGTGAACTGGTTGCCGTGATGGATCAAAGCTACCCACCCTATTCCTTCCTGAATGATAAAAATGAAGAAGATGGTTTTGACGTCGATGTGGTCAAAGAAGTCGCCAAACGTCTAGGCGTGAAAAGTAAAATCGAAACACCATCGTGGGAAGTGATTGCCGCCGGGCACTGGCGTGGCCGTTGGGATATCTGTATCTGCTCGATGACGCCTGATGAGAAAAAAGCCAAAGGTCTTGATTTTGTGGCGCCGTATTACAGCTCACCAGCCGTGCTGGTCACTAACGCAACGGGGAGTAGCATCAATAGCGTCAGTGACATCGAAGGCAAACGCATTGGCATCGAGCAAGGCTCTTCTTACGAGCGTTATTTACAAAAAGATTTGGTGATTGGTTACGGCGCCAAACAAATTCAATATCCATTTAAACAAGTGCAACCAACCCCCTACAGCAGTGAAGATCTGGCGTATCAAGATCTCGGTTTAGGTGCGGGTAAACGCATCGACGGTATCGTGGCGAATCTGGTGACGGCGAATAAACGTATTCAGGCCAGCAGCGGCAAGTTCAAAATCGTCGGTGCCCCTTTGTATGAGGAGCCAAACTGGGTCGCCGTGGATAAAGGCGATAAGGAATGGAATGCCACCATTAAAGCTATTATTAACGAGCTGCATAAAGACGGTACCTTAAAGAAAATCTCGCTGAAATGGATTGGTACTGACATTACCGCGCAATAA
- the mdtD gene encoding multidrug transporter subunit MdtD, translating to MTKYQVTAQEKRILPWLAAVGFFMQALDGTILNTALPTIATDFQVSPLQMQAAIISYMLTVAMLIPASGWLADRFGTRHVFLFSIVLFSAGSLFCAESTSLTQLVIARIIQGVGGALLVPVGRLAILRVFPKEEFLRAMSMVVIPGLIGPLIGPLLGGLLVQHTSWPWIFLINLPIGLVGCILAFFFMPNIREVTAPFDWKGYLCFSSGLVLLSIAIQRLGEAGATFSAFLLLALPGLFALYAYFWHSQRHPHALFSRTLFKNSSFRIGIIGNLIARLGSGALPFLTPLFLQVALGFSPTHAGLTMMPIALGAMSTKLLANRIVLRFGYRPVLMTNTLLLGALITGFATVNHATPYALLLFYLTLLGVFNSLQFTAMNTLTLSKLERDEASSGNSLLSVVMQLSMSLGVAISATLFSWFYGASVSLHSLPATSLQQQEIVSAFHATYITVGCLSMLATLIFRHIPQRLIPQNSSEQTSSEEEPVIRR from the coding sequence TTGACGAAGTATCAGGTCACAGCCCAAGAAAAACGCATCCTCCCCTGGCTCGCTGCCGTCGGGTTCTTTATGCAAGCACTCGACGGCACTATTCTGAATACCGCTCTCCCGACCATCGCTACCGATTTTCAGGTTAGCCCACTGCAAATGCAGGCGGCTATTATCAGCTATATGCTGACTGTCGCGATGCTGATCCCCGCCTCCGGTTGGCTAGCCGACCGTTTCGGCACCCGGCATGTCTTTCTGTTCTCGATTGTGTTGTTCTCTGCCGGTTCACTGTTTTGTGCCGAATCAACATCACTAACACAACTGGTCATCGCCCGGATCATTCAGGGTGTCGGTGGCGCGTTATTGGTACCCGTCGGCCGGCTGGCCATCTTACGGGTGTTTCCGAAAGAGGAATTTCTGCGCGCCATGTCGATGGTGGTGATCCCCGGCTTGATCGGCCCGCTCATTGGCCCGCTACTCGGTGGTTTGCTGGTACAGCACACCTCATGGCCGTGGATATTTTTAATCAACCTGCCTATCGGGCTGGTGGGTTGTATTTTGGCGTTTTTCTTCATGCCCAATATCAGGGAAGTGACCGCGCCTTTCGATTGGAAAGGTTATCTCTGTTTTAGCAGCGGGCTTGTGTTGCTGTCGATTGCGATCCAACGTTTAGGCGAAGCGGGCGCCACTTTCTCTGCATTTTTGCTCTTAGCGCTACCCGGCCTGTTTGCCCTGTATGCTTACTTCTGGCACAGCCAACGCCATCCTCATGCCCTGTTCAGCCGGACATTATTTAAAAACTCCAGTTTCCGCATTGGTATTATTGGTAATCTGATCGCACGCTTAGGCAGCGGGGCGTTGCCCTTTTTGACCCCGCTCTTTTTACAAGTCGCACTCGGTTTTAGCCCGACCCATGCCGGTTTAACCATGATGCCGATTGCATTGGGTGCCATGAGTACCAAACTGCTAGCCAACCGGATAGTGCTGCGATTTGGTTACCGCCCGGTGTTGATGACGAATACCTTGTTACTCGGTGCGTTGATCACCGGTTTTGCCACCGTCAACCATGCCACGCCGTATGCACTATTACTGTTTTATCTGACCTTGCTCGGCGTGTTTAATTCGCTGCAATTTACCGCGATGAATACACTAACCTTAAGCAAACTCGAACGGGATGAAGCCAGCAGTGGCAACAGCTTGCTGTCAGTGGTTATGCAGCTGTCGATGAGTTTGGGTGTCGCCATTTCTGCCACCCTGTTTTCATGGTTTTATGGTGCCAGCGTTTCCTTGCACAGTTTGCCGGCCACCAGCCTGCAACAACAAGAAATCGTGAGTGCCTTTCATGCCACGTACATCACAGTCGGTTGTCTCAGTATGCTGGCCACACTGATTTTCCGGCATATTCCGCAGAGGCTCATACCCCAAAATAGTTCCGAGCAGACTTCCAGTGAAGAAGAGCCGGTTATCAGGAGATAA
- a CDS encoding YhcH/YjgK/YiaL family protein yields MFIGNLQELDDCLLHPLIATVLRDFVATNADVLALPKGKTDLTVPAQFAPAELPQDPLFMIVSMDTSQLVIERRPEFHDTYLDIQLLLSGEEWIGCGPHAITLDRSDNPHPDLYFMDEPATSYIGLQPGDFVVIAPGELHTPLCTLTEPGELRKIVFKVHKALLSPSV; encoded by the coding sequence ATGTTTATTGGTAATTTACAGGAATTGGATGATTGTCTGCTACATCCGCTGATTGCGACTGTGTTACGTGATTTCGTTGCCACGAATGCCGATGTCTTGGCGCTGCCGAAAGGCAAAACCGATCTGACGGTGCCGGCGCAATTTGCACCCGCAGAATTGCCGCAAGACCCGCTGTTTATGATTGTATCGATGGATACCTCACAACTGGTGATCGAACGTCGTCCTGAGTTCCATGATACTTACCTCGACATTCAGTTGTTATTGTCTGGCGAAGAGTGGATTGGCTGTGGGCCACATGCGATTACGTTGGATCGCAGTGATAATCCACATCCTGATCTTTATTTTATGGATGAGCCCGCAACCAGCTATATTGGTTTGCAGCCTGGCGATTTTGTGGTGATTGCGCCGGGTGAATTACATACCCCGTTATGCACCCTGACTGAGCCGGGTGAGCTGCGTAAGATCGTGTTTAAGGTACATAAAGCGTTGTTATCCCCATCGGTGTGA
- a CDS encoding glutathione S-transferase family protein, which yields MPAFQLIIGNKNYSSWSLRPWLLLRKLSVSFEETQVLLQTEDFKQQVMRFSPVGKVPVLLDGDLAIWDSLAIAEYLAEQFPQAWPRDVAARAFARSISAEMHSGFMSLRSQMPMNCRATGREVTGNEALAQDIERIQAIWTECRLRYGESGPWLFGEFTIADAMFAPVVFRFNTYGVDCQGFAAEYMQTVLHDADVQAWLHAAQQEQATIMSYEIGLTAQ from the coding sequence ATGCCTGCGTTTCAACTGATTATTGGCAATAAAAATTATTCATCCTGGTCGCTGCGGCCGTGGTTATTGTTGCGTAAATTAAGCGTTAGCTTCGAAGAAACTCAGGTCTTACTGCAAACGGAAGACTTTAAACAACAAGTCATGCGCTTTTCGCCGGTCGGTAAAGTGCCGGTGTTATTGGATGGCGATCTGGCGATCTGGGATTCGCTGGCGATTGCCGAATATCTGGCCGAGCAATTTCCACAAGCCTGGCCTCGTGACGTGGCGGCGCGTGCATTTGCCCGCTCGATCAGTGCGGAAATGCACTCTGGTTTTATGAGCCTGCGTAGCCAGATGCCGATGAATTGCCGCGCAACGGGTCGTGAAGTCACGGGGAATGAGGCATTAGCGCAGGATATCGAACGTATTCAGGCGATCTGGACGGAATGTCGCTTGCGCTACGGCGAGTCTGGGCCATGGTTATTTGGTGAATTCACCATTGCCGATGCGATGTTTGCGCCGGTGGTGTTCCGCTTTAATACCTATGGCGTCGATTGTCAGGGTTTTGCGGCCGAGTATATGCAAACGGTATTACACGATGCCGATGTGCAAGCTTGGTTACATGCTGCCCAGCAGGAACAAGCCACCATCATGAGTTATGAGATTGGGCTGACGGCGCAGTAA
- the treB gene encoding PTS trehalose transporter subunit IIBC yields the protein MSKSFSQDVTRLISLVGGKDNIATVSHCLTRLRFVLKNTAQADIKAIETIPSVKGCFTNAGQFQVVIGTEVDEFYKLLIAQTGVDGASKEAAKVAARQNMSVLERSISHLAEIFVPLLPAIITGGLILGFRNVIGDIKMFDGKSLTEISQFWATVHSFLWLIGEAIFHFLPVGVCWATVRKLGGSEILGIVLGITLVSPQLMNAYLIGQQAPEAWNFGLFSIQKVGYQAQVIPAILAGALLAYIEMRLKQIVPAYLYLVVVPFVSLILAVILAHSLIGPFGRWIGDGVAFAAKSVMTGSFAPIGASLFGFLYAPLVITGVHHTTNAVDLQLVQSMGGTPIWPLIALSNIAQASAVMGIILISRKANEREISVPAAISAYLGVTEPAMYGINLRYKFPMLCAMVGSALAGLVCGYSGVLANGIGVGGLPGILSIQPQFWGIYSVAMLIAIAVPMLLTIAVYKHKFRNQSPAEISATEAV from the coding sequence ATGAGCAAATCATTCTCTCAGGACGTTACTCGTCTGATCAGTCTGGTCGGCGGCAAAGATAATATTGCCACCGTCAGCCACTGCCTGACCCGGCTGCGTTTTGTGCTGAAAAACACTGCACAGGCCGATATCAAAGCCATAGAAACGATCCCATCCGTCAAAGGTTGTTTTACCAATGCCGGTCAATTTCAGGTGGTCATTGGCACCGAAGTGGATGAGTTTTACAAACTATTAATCGCACAAACCGGCGTCGATGGCGCCAGTAAAGAAGCGGCAAAAGTGGCAGCACGCCAGAATATGAGTGTGCTGGAACGCTCAATCTCCCACTTAGCTGAAATTTTTGTACCGTTGTTACCAGCCATTATTACCGGTGGTTTGATCTTGGGTTTTCGTAACGTCATCGGTGACATCAAGATGTTCGATGGCAAGAGCCTGACCGAGATCAGCCAGTTTTGGGCCACCGTTCACTCGTTCCTGTGGCTGATTGGTGAAGCTATTTTCCACTTCCTGCCAGTGGGTGTGTGCTGGGCGACGGTGCGCAAACTCGGTGGCAGCGAGATCCTGGGGATCGTGCTAGGGATCACGTTGGTCAGTCCGCAACTGATGAACGCCTATCTGATCGGCCAGCAAGCACCGGAAGCATGGAACTTTGGTTTGTTCTCGATCCAGAAAGTCGGTTATCAGGCCCAGGTTATTCCTGCAATCCTGGCTGGCGCACTGCTGGCTTATATCGAAATGCGATTGAAACAGATCGTACCGGCTTACCTCTATCTGGTTGTCGTACCCTTTGTGTCACTGATCCTGGCAGTCATTCTGGCACATAGCCTGATTGGTCCATTCGGTCGCTGGATCGGTGATGGTGTAGCATTTGCGGCGAAATCCGTGATGACCGGTAGCTTCGCACCAATTGGCGCCTCGCTGTTTGGTTTCCTGTATGCACCATTGGTTATTACCGGCGTACATCACACCACCAATGCGGTCGATCTGCAGTTAGTACAAAGCATGGGCGGCACACCAATATGGCCGCTGATTGCCCTGTCTAACATTGCGCAAGCCTCTGCAGTCATGGGCATCATCCTGATCAGCCGTAAAGCCAACGAACGTGAAATTTCGGTTCCTGCTGCAATTTCTGCTTACCTCGGTGTCACCGAACCAGCGATGTATGGCATCAACCTGCGTTACAAATTCCCAATGCTGTGCGCAATGGTCGGTTCTGCGCTGGCGGGTTTGGTGTGTGGGTACAGCGGTGTGCTGGCGAACGGTATCGGTGTGGGTGGCCTGCCGGGCATTCTGTCTATCCAACCACAATTCTGGGGCATTTACTCCGTTGCCATGCTGATCGCGATTGCAGTGCCTATGTTGCTGACCATCGCGGTGTACAAACACAAATTCCGTAATCAATCACCAGCTGAAATCTCTGCTACGGAAGCGGTTTAA
- a CDS encoding amino acid ABC transporter permease — protein sequence MNRNTIMTSKFKWQVLLVWLALMIGFVWFIAKFDLDMGYVWEKLPFLTGLHLSPDGFIQGVPLTIYVCVLAMLASVILGLLAALGRLSLNPLAYGVSTFYTSFFRGTPLLLQVLLIYQGLPQIGPVPTAIPSGIIALALCYGAYLSEIFRSAIVVIDKGQWEAAMALGLKKYQIFWKVILPQSMKVAIPPSMAMFIAMLKDSSLVSVMGLWEIMFLAQSYGRSAYRYMEMLITAAVIYWILSFILELLQSRLEKIFHGGKTR from the coding sequence TTGAACCGCAACACCATCATGACCAGCAAATTTAAGTGGCAAGTCCTGCTGGTCTGGCTGGCGCTGATGATCGGCTTCGTATGGTTTATCGCCAAATTCGATCTGGACATGGGCTATGTCTGGGAAAAGCTGCCCTTCCTGACCGGCCTGCATCTTTCTCCTGATGGCTTTATTCAAGGCGTACCACTGACGATTTATGTCTGTGTGCTAGCGATGCTGGCCTCGGTGATCTTAGGTTTACTGGCCGCATTAGGCCGCTTAAGTCTGAACCCGCTGGCGTACGGCGTTTCCACGTTTTATACCTCTTTTTTCCGTGGCACTCCGCTGCTGTTGCAGGTATTGCTGATTTATCAGGGTTTACCGCAGATCGGGCCAGTACCCACCGCGATCCCGTCCGGCATTATTGCGCTGGCACTGTGTTATGGCGCTTATTTAAGTGAAATTTTCCGCTCAGCCATTGTGGTGATCGATAAAGGCCAATGGGAAGCCGCCATGGCGCTGGGCCTGAAGAAATACCAAATTTTCTGGAAAGTGATTTTGCCGCAATCAATGAAAGTGGCCATTCCACCCAGCATGGCGATGTTCATTGCGATGCTGAAAGACTCATCATTGGTTTCCGTGATGGGGCTGTGGGAAATCATGTTTCTGGCGCAAAGTTACGGGCGTTCCGCCTACCGCTATATGGAGATGTTGATCACCGCCGCGGTAATTTACTGGATCCTCTCGTTCATTCTGGAATTGTTGCAATCCCGCTTGGAAAAAATCTTCCACGGTGGCAAAACACGTTAA
- a CDS encoding MDR family oxidoreductase — protein sequence MFKALLLQQQDKQTIASIEQLDDSQLPAGDVTVAVKYSSLNYKDGLAITGKGKIVRQWPMVPGIDFAGQVLESTDARYKAGDEVVLTGWGVGEGHWGGMAEKARVSADWLVPLTTGLTTLQAMQIGTAGLTAMLCVMALEEAGITPEQGDIVVTGASGGVGSVAVSLLAAKGYRVIAATGREANRELLLQLGAKEVITRDELLTPIRALDKQVWAGAVDTVGSSVLAKILSQMNYGGAVAACGLAGGFDLPATVMPFILRNVRLQGVDSVMCPFARRQLAWQQLAQLLPASFYDQACEEIILEEAPEAAAKIMDGQITGRVVIKI from the coding sequence ATGTTCAAAGCCTTACTGTTGCAACAACAAGACAAACAAACCATTGCCTCGATTGAACAGTTGGATGACAGCCAGCTCCCCGCCGGTGACGTAACAGTCGCGGTGAAATACTCCTCGCTGAACTACAAAGACGGTCTCGCGATCACCGGCAAAGGCAAAATCGTGCGCCAATGGCCGATGGTACCCGGCATTGATTTCGCCGGTCAGGTGCTGGAATCCACCGATGCTCGCTACAAAGCCGGTGACGAGGTCGTGCTGACCGGTTGGGGTGTAGGCGAAGGCCACTGGGGCGGGATGGCCGAAAAAGCGCGTGTTAGCGCTGACTGGCTGGTTCCATTAACAACCGGTTTAACCACGCTGCAAGCCATGCAGATTGGCACCGCCGGGCTGACCGCCATGTTGTGTGTCATGGCGTTGGAAGAAGCCGGTATTACGCCGGAACAAGGTGACATTGTAGTCACCGGTGCCAGCGGTGGTGTGGGCAGTGTGGCCGTCAGTTTACTGGCCGCGAAAGGATACCGCGTGATCGCCGCGACCGGACGCGAAGCAAATCGAGAGTTATTACTGCAATTGGGTGCGAAAGAGGTGATCACCCGCGATGAATTACTGACCCCGATCCGGGCGCTGGACAAACAAGTATGGGCTGGTGCCGTTGATACCGTCGGCAGCTCCGTGCTGGCTAAAATCTTATCGCAGATGAATTATGGTGGTGCCGTAGCGGCCTGTGGTCTGGCGGGCGGTTTCGATCTGCCGGCGACCGTAATGCCGTTTATTTTGCGCAACGTGCGACTGCAAGGCGTCGATTCGGTGATGTGTCCGTTCGCGCGCCGTCAGTTAGCCTGGCAACAACTGGCACAACTGTTACCAGCCAGTTTCTATGATCAGGCCTGTGAAGAGATCATTCTGGAAGAAGCGCCAGAAGCTGCCGCGAAGATCATGGATGGTCAGATCACCGGTCGGGTAGTGATTAAAATTTAA
- the treR gene encoding trehalose operon repressor TreR, protein MTKRLTILDIAKLSGVGKSTVSRVLNQDPNVNPQTRDRVEAVIREHGFEPSKSARAMRTNSARLVGIIVSRLDSASENRAVRGMLEVLYARGYDAMLMESEFDPQKVDEHLALLARRGVDGVILFAFSALDLEQLRPWQNKLVLMARDWPQMASVCYDDQGAIGRILQQLYADGSRHIDFIGVDPSDATTGALRLQAYQQFCAQQQLPCRYLTGSLDVQSGYDLTAKLLTPITDAVVCATDTLALGAAKYLQEQQRQDVKLTGVGNNPLLHFLFPQVQSIDPGYKQAGRLAAEQLLLQLEQDAEPCAQIAPSHS, encoded by the coding sequence ATGACTAAACGCCTTACTATTCTTGATATCGCCAAACTGAGCGGCGTGGGTAAATCGACCGTGTCACGGGTGCTGAACCAAGACCCGAACGTCAATCCACAAACCCGTGATCGGGTGGAAGCAGTGATCCGGGAACATGGTTTCGAACCCAGCAAATCAGCCCGCGCCATGCGTACCAATAGTGCCCGGCTGGTCGGCATTATCGTGTCACGCCTCGACTCAGCCTCCGAAAATCGTGCCGTGCGTGGCATGCTCGAAGTCCTCTATGCGCGTGGTTATGATGCCATGCTGATGGAGAGTGAATTCGACCCGCAGAAAGTCGATGAACATCTGGCGCTCTTGGCCCGCCGCGGTGTCGATGGCGTGATCTTATTTGCCTTCAGTGCTCTCGATCTGGAACAACTGCGCCCATGGCAAAACAAGCTGGTTCTCATGGCGCGCGATTGGCCACAGATGGCCTCGGTTTGTTATGACGATCAGGGGGCGATCGGGCGGATCTTGCAACAGCTGTATGCCGATGGCAGTCGCCACATCGACTTCATCGGTGTGGACCCCAGCGATGCAACCACCGGAGCCCTGCGTTTGCAGGCCTACCAGCAATTTTGTGCCCAACAACAACTGCCTTGCCGTTACTTAACCGGTAGCTTAGATGTACAAAGTGGCTATGACCTAACCGCTAAACTGCTAACGCCTATCACCGATGCAGTAGTTTGTGCCACTGACACGCTGGCGCTGGGTGCTGCGAAGTATCTGCAAGAACAACAACGTCAGGATGTGAAACTCACTGGGGTGGGTAATAATCCGCTGCTGCATTTCCTATTTCCACAGGTGCAATCCATCGATCCGGGCTACAAACAAGCCGGCCGCCTCGCCGCTGAACAGCTCTTATTGCAGTTAGAACAAGACGCCGAACCTTGTGCGCAAATAGCGCCCTCGCATAGCTAA